One region of Nothobranchius furzeri strain GRZ-AD chromosome 16, NfurGRZ-RIMD1, whole genome shotgun sequence genomic DNA includes:
- the nipa1 gene encoding magnesium transporter NIPA1, with the protein MPKFINSIMADDPGLPGVLSGIVIAVTSSFINGSTFVLQKKGIIRSRERGRSYLCDVVWWSGTVCMIIGQIGNFLAYNLAPAVIVTPLGALGVLFGAVLASWILEEHLNVLGKLGCVLCCCGSVVLIIHAPSAVATSRLKLEERLTDPVIVISALLVVLLLIALILWIAPAHGKSNIMVYVAICSLLGSFTVPSSKGLGLVAPDLFVEGPGSTRALALFLVLLVTLTVSILIQFVFINKALECFSSNMFEAIYFVTFTSTVIFASALLFKEWTALTVTDSLAMLCALTTVCVGVTLLRISQEAVVTWKQKEA; encoded by the exons ATGCCAAAGTTTATAAACTCAATAATGGCCGACGACCCAGGGCTTCCTGGTGTTTTGTCGGGAATAGTAATTGCTGTAACGTCGAGTTTTATTAATGGGTCGACGTTTGTACTTCAGAAAAAAGGAATAATTCGTTCTCGCGAACGGG GAAGATCCTACCTCtgtgatgtggtgtggtggagcGGCACGGTGTGCA TGATTATTGGTCAAATTGGGAATTTCCTGGCGTACAACCTGGCCCCTGCTGTGATAGTGACACCTTTAGGAGCCCTTGGAGTTCTGTTTGG GGCCGTGCTTGCATCTTGGATTTTGGAAGAGCATTTAAACGTCCTGGGGAAGCTTGGATGTGTATTGTGTTGCTGTGGCTCCGTCGTTCTTATCATTCATGCTCCTAGTGCGGTGGCAACTTCAAGACTGAAGCTAGAGGAGAGACTAACAGACCCAG TGATTGTCATTAGTGCCCTtctggtggtcctgctgctgatcgcCCTGATATTGTGGATCGCTCCGGCTCATGGAAAATCCAACATCATGGTGTATGTCGCCATTTGTTCTCTCCTGGGAAGCTTCACCGTTCCAAGCAGCAAGGGACTTGGATTGGTAGCCCCAGATTTGTTTGTGGAAGGACCAGGGAGCACCAGAGCCCTGGCTCTCTTCCTAGTCCTGCTGGTAACGCTGACTGTCAGCATCCTGATTCAATTCGTCTTCATCAACAAGGCTTTAGAGTGTTTCAGCTCCAACATGTTCGAAGCGATATACTTTGTGACGTTCACATCCACTGTGATTTTTGCTTCTGCTCTCCTCTTTAAAGAGTGGACGGCTCTTACTGTGACCGACAGCCTTGCAATGCTTTGTGCGTTAACAACCGTGTGTGTCGGAGTCACTTTACTCCGCATTTCCCAGGAAGCTGTTGTTACCTGGAAGCAGAAGGAAGCATGA
- the nipa2 gene encoding magnesium transporter NIPA2 isoform X1 — protein MESSNSSNYGFPACNLSRGRGVWTGRSCLFDQHLPCLVVNVTDNSNTSSLAMGQDRGRYDFYIGLALAISSSIFIGGSFILKKKGLLRLAKKGSMRAGQGGHAYLKEWLWWAGLLSMGAGEGANFAAYAFAPATLVTPLGALSVLVSAVLSSYFLTERLNLHGKLGCLLSILGSTTMVIHAPQEEEISSLEDMAKKLVDPGFFVFATLVVIVALIFIFVISPRHGQTNILVYITICSVIGALSVSCVKGLGIAIKDAIAGRSVVKNPLTWILVFGLVGCVSTQINYLNKALDIFNTSLVTPIYYVFFTTSVLTCSAILFKEWEHMGSDDVIGTLSGFLTIIVGIFLLHAFKDVSISLASLAVSMRKEERACPAVNGMASHSTYELLHNESTEDMEGRDVSLPFDSVSRRNGAMTSSLDM, from the exons ATGGAATCCTCCAACTCATCAAATTATGGCTTTCCAGCGTGTAATCTGTCCCGGGGACGCG GTGTCTGGACTGGCCGGAGTTGCCTTTTTGATCAGCATCTTCCCTGTTTAGTGGTAAATGTGACAGACAACAGCAACACTTCCAGCCTCGCTATGGGTCAAGACAGAGGGAGGTATGATTTTTACATCGGCCTGGCTTTGGCCATCAGTTCCAGCATCTTCATTGGGGGAAGTTTCATCCTGAAGAAGAAAGGACTTCTGAGGCTGGCGAAGAAGGGCTCGATGAGAGCAG GGCAGGGTGGTCATGCATATCTTAAAGAATGGCTGTGGTGGGCTGGTTTACTGTCAA TGGGCGCCGGCGAAGGAGCGAACTTTGCCGCTTACGCATTTGCTCCTGCAACTCTGGTAACTCCTCTGGGAGCCCTCAGTGTGCTCGTCAG CGCGGTGTTGTCGTCCTACTTCCTGACGGAGCGGTTAAACCTGCACGGGAAGCTCGGCTGTCTACTGAGCATCCTGGGCTCCACCACCATGGTGATTCACGCTCCGCAGGAGGAGGagatcagcagcctggaagacatGGCCAAGAAACTGGTCGACCCAG ggttttttgtttttgcaactCTTGTCGTTATCGTGGCCCTCATCTTCATATTTGTCATCAGCCCACGCCACGGTCAGACCAATATCCTGGTCTACATCACCATCTGCTCAGTGATCGGGGCGCTGTCCGTGTCCTGTGTTAAGGGACTGGGGATTGCCATCAAGGATGCTATAGCTGGGAGGAGTGTGGTGAAGAACCCGCTGACCTGGATCCTCGTCTTTGGTCTGGTGGGCTGCGTGAGCACACAGATAAACTACCTAAACAAGGCTCTGGACATATTCAACACCTCCCTGGTGACACCCATCTACTACGTGTTCTTCACCACATCAGTGCTCACGTGCTCCGCCATCCTCTTCAAGGAGTGGGAGCACATGGGCTCCGATGACGTGATCGGGACCCTCAGCGGCTTCCTCACGATCATTGTAGGCATCTTCCTGCTGCACGCCTTCAAAGACGTCAGCATTAGCTTGGCTTCTCTGGCCGTGTCCATGAGGAAAGAGGAACGGGCGTGTCCAGCGGTCAACGGCATGGCCTCCCACAGCACCTATGAACTGCTGCACAACGAGTCCACAGAGGACATGGAGGGCAGAGACGTGAGTCTGCCTTTTGACAGTGTCTCAAGGAGGAACGGAGCCATGACGTCCTCCTTAGATATGTAA
- the nipa2 gene encoding magnesium transporter NIPA2 isoform X2, translated as MGQDRGRYDFYIGLALAISSSIFIGGSFILKKKGLLRLAKKGSMRAGQGGHAYLKEWLWWAGLLSMGAGEGANFAAYAFAPATLVTPLGALSVLVSAVLSSYFLTERLNLHGKLGCLLSILGSTTMVIHAPQEEEISSLEDMAKKLVDPGFFVFATLVVIVALIFIFVISPRHGQTNILVYITICSVIGALSVSCVKGLGIAIKDAIAGRSVVKNPLTWILVFGLVGCVSTQINYLNKALDIFNTSLVTPIYYVFFTTSVLTCSAILFKEWEHMGSDDVIGTLSGFLTIIVGIFLLHAFKDVSISLASLAVSMRKEERACPAVNGMASHSTYELLHNESTEDMEGRDVSLPFDSVSRRNGAMTSSLDM; from the exons ATGGGTCAAGACAGAGGGAGGTATGATTTTTACATCGGCCTGGCTTTGGCCATCAGTTCCAGCATCTTCATTGGGGGAAGTTTCATCCTGAAGAAGAAAGGACTTCTGAGGCTGGCGAAGAAGGGCTCGATGAGAGCAG GGCAGGGTGGTCATGCATATCTTAAAGAATGGCTGTGGTGGGCTGGTTTACTGTCAA TGGGCGCCGGCGAAGGAGCGAACTTTGCCGCTTACGCATTTGCTCCTGCAACTCTGGTAACTCCTCTGGGAGCCCTCAGTGTGCTCGTCAG CGCGGTGTTGTCGTCCTACTTCCTGACGGAGCGGTTAAACCTGCACGGGAAGCTCGGCTGTCTACTGAGCATCCTGGGCTCCACCACCATGGTGATTCACGCTCCGCAGGAGGAGGagatcagcagcctggaagacatGGCCAAGAAACTGGTCGACCCAG ggttttttgtttttgcaactCTTGTCGTTATCGTGGCCCTCATCTTCATATTTGTCATCAGCCCACGCCACGGTCAGACCAATATCCTGGTCTACATCACCATCTGCTCAGTGATCGGGGCGCTGTCCGTGTCCTGTGTTAAGGGACTGGGGATTGCCATCAAGGATGCTATAGCTGGGAGGAGTGTGGTGAAGAACCCGCTGACCTGGATCCTCGTCTTTGGTCTGGTGGGCTGCGTGAGCACACAGATAAACTACCTAAACAAGGCTCTGGACATATTCAACACCTCCCTGGTGACACCCATCTACTACGTGTTCTTCACCACATCAGTGCTCACGTGCTCCGCCATCCTCTTCAAGGAGTGGGAGCACATGGGCTCCGATGACGTGATCGGGACCCTCAGCGGCTTCCTCACGATCATTGTAGGCATCTTCCTGCTGCACGCCTTCAAAGACGTCAGCATTAGCTTGGCTTCTCTGGCCGTGTCCATGAGGAAAGAGGAACGGGCGTGTCCAGCGGTCAACGGCATGGCCTCCCACAGCACCTATGAACTGCTGCACAACGAGTCCACAGAGGACATGGAGGGCAGAGACGTGAGTCTGCCTTTTGACAGTGTCTCAAGGAGGAACGGAGCCATGACGTCCTCCTTAGATATGTAA